Below is a window of Planctomycetes bacterium MalM25 DNA.
TGAACTCGCTATAACGGCGGCCGCGCTGGCGGCAGGCGGCGTTCAAGCGCGTGATCCACAGCTTGCGGAACTCGCGGGCGCGGACCTTACGGTCGCGGTACGAGTAAGCGCCCGAGCGGACGAGGGTCTCCTTGACGGTGCGGAGCAGATTGCCGCGGCCGCCGCGGTTGCCCTTCGCTTCCTTAAAGAGACGCTTCTTCTTCTTGTGGCGTGCGACGCCGGTCGTGGTCCGCATGGTGGGACTCCGGGTTGGGCTCGATTCCAGGCCGCGGGGCTTCGTGGGAAGCGACCCGCTGTTCTAACGCCCGATCGGCTTGGTGACGTGAAGGCCGTGAGGCCTTGAACTCAGTAGCTGTTGCCGGCCAGGACGTCGGCGATCTTCTTGCTGTTGCTGTCGTTGGTGACTTCACAGCCGCGAAGATTGCGCTTGCGCTTCTGGCTCATGCGGGCGGCCAAGTGGCTGGTTCCGGCGAAGCGGTGCTTCGCCTTGCCGGTGCCGGTCAGGCGGAAACGCTTCTTAGTCGCTTTGTGGGTCTTTTGCTTGGGCATGACTCTTTCTCCTGGGCCTTGGGTTCAGAAGGCCATCGGCCCGGATTGCGCGGAAAATCTGACGCGAGCCCCACATCGTAGCGGCCTTAGACCGCCGAGAAAAGGCCTTGGATTAGCGAGATTCGACCATTTATGCCCCCGATGGCCAGCGAATCAGGCCGGATCGGTCGAGGCTGGGGCGCCGTCGTGGGTAGCGAGGGATTCGCACAGGGGCTTCGACTGCGTCGGATCAGCGAGCACTTCGGCGAGGGTCGTCGCGGCGAAGGCGGCTTCTACGTGCGCCAGGGCGTCGTCCATCCGCCGATGTAGCGGGCAGAGCCGCACGCCGTGCGAGGCGAGGCCGAGCGGACAGGTGGCGATCCGCTCGATCGGATCGACCGCGTTCACCACATCGAGAATGGTCAGTTCCTCCGGCCGGACGGCCAGGCTCACCCCGCCACCGGCGCCGCGCTGTGAACGCACAAACCCTGATCTGCCAAGGGCTTGCAGTACTTTCGATAAGTAGGCGGGCGGCGTCTGGGTCGCCTCGGATATCTGCCCCGTGGTCCGGCTCTCGGGTGTTTCCGAGGCCAGGTAAACGACCGCCCGCAGGGCGTATTCGACGGTTTGGGAGAGCATGAGGCGTTTAATTGGATGTTGACATCCAATTAGAGCGAAGTAAGTTCTTGCGTATCGGACAAGCAGGTCCACTTTAGCAAGCCCACCCGCCTCTGGGCAGACAGCCCAAGGACTCGCCATGAAAACGATCGACGAACCCGCCCTGGAGAGCGATCTCTCTGCCCGCTTCGCGTACCTGTGCGACTTCATCGGGTTTGGCGAGGAGGACATCGCCACGATCCACGCTTCCGCACCGGCCTTGGCGCCGCTCGTGCCGTCGCTGGTCGATGCGGTCTACGACAAGCTGGCGGGGTACGACGCCACCTGGCGGCATTTCGTGCCCCGGCAACACGGCTTCGAGGGAGAGACCGCCGCGTCGGTCGCGGCGCTCGCGATGGACTCCGAGACGATCCGCTTCCGCAAGCAGCACCTGGGGCGTTACCTGGAGAAGCTGGTCACGGCGCCGTACGACGAGGCCCTGGTGAAGTACCTCGACCGCGTCGGTCAGATGCACACCCCCGGCCAGGGGAGCGGGGCGATCGAGGTGCCGCTCGTGCAGATGAACGCCCTGATGGGCTTCGTGGCCGACGCCTTCGTGGCGACGATCGTCTCGCTCGATCTGCCGCGCGAGACCGAAGTCGCCGCCCTCCGGGCGTTCACCAAGTTACTCTGGATCCAGAACGACCTCATCAACCGCCACTACGCCGCGGGTTGAGGCGTGTCGATGACGCATCTTTCGGGGAGAGACTCACAGCCGTGCCGCACCGGGTGACGCTTAGCGCCGTGGCCTGCCTGATCGCCACGGCGGTCTGCTGCGCCAACGCGAGCGACGACCCCAACGCGGCGCCGATCCACTACGACACGGCGCCCGTCGATGACGCGGTCGCCCGGCTGCAACGGGCCCTCGATGCGGGCGAAGCCGAGCTGTCGTGGGACGAGCGACTTGGCTGGCTCCCCTCGGTCCTCGAAGCGTTGGGCGTTTCCGATCAGTCGCAACTGCTGGTCTTCTCGAAGACGAGCCTGCAGACCGCCAAGATCTCGCCTCACCGGCCGCGGGCGGTCTACTTCAACGATGACACCTACGTCGGTTACGTGCAGCGTGGTGATTTGATCGAGCTCTCCGCGGTCGATCCACGCCAGGGGACGATCTTCTACTCGCTGCCGCAGGAGGAGGCGGACGCCCCACGCTTCGTGCGCGAGCAAGGTCGTTGCCTCGTGTGTCACGACAACGGCCGGACCCGTGACGTGCCGGGGCTCTTGGTTCGCTCGGTCTACCCAGACGACCGGGGCCACGCACTGCTCTCGCTCGGCGACGAGACGACCGACCCAACCACGCCACTAGAGCAGCGTTACGGTGGGTGGTACGTGACCGGCGAGGCGGGCGTCGCGCATCGGGGCAACGCTGTTTACACGGAGCCCGACTCGGCCGACGAGCCGGAGCCGATCGCCGTGTCGCTGGGCAAGACCTGCAGCCCGGACCGCTACCTCACACCGCACAGCGACCTCGTCGCGCTGATGGTGCTGGAGCACCAATCGCAGATGCACAACGCGATCACCCGCGCGTCGTACGAAGCCCGGCGGGCGGCGGCTTACGACACGATGTGGAACGAGATCCTCGAGAAGCCCGAGGGTCACGTCTTCGCGGTCTCCGAGCGCCGGATCGAGCGGGCGGTCGAACAGCTGCTCGAGTGCCTGCTCTTCAGCGGCGAGGCGGCGTTGCCGGGCGCTGTGTCGGGCACGTCCGGCTTCGCCGCAAAATTCGAGGCCGCCGGCCACCGCGATGGACAGGGGCGATCGCTCCGCGACTTCGACCTGCAAACGCGGCTCTTCAAGCACCCGTGCAGTTACTTGATCCACAGCGAGGCGTTCGCCGCGCTGCCCGAGCCGGTGCTCGAACTTGTGGAAGAGCGGCTCGGAGAGATTCTCACGGGCGAGGACGCCTCGCCCGCGTTCGCGCATCTAACGCCCGCCGACCACCGAGCTATCAGCGAGATCTTGTCGGCGACCAAATCGCCGGTGGGGCGTTTGCTAGCTCACGAGTGAATCCCACACTCCTGCTTCAGCCCGCCGAAGCGGGTCGCGCGCTCGTCGGCCTCGCCTGACACGAGGGCACGGCTGCTGTGCCAGTCGC
It encodes the following:
- the rplT gene encoding 50S ribosomal protein L20, whose amino-acid sequence is MRTTTGVARHKKKKRLFKEAKGNRGGRGNLLRTVKETLVRSGAYSYRDRKVRAREFRKLWITRLNAACRQRGRRYSEFINALNTLEIGLDRKSLSEMAIHDPAAFDAVFAKCEEHMKKKDAERDAQIAKDKAAREAVASA
- the rpmI gene encoding 50S ribosomal protein L35, which produces MPKQKTHKATKKRFRLTGTGKAKHRFAGTSHLAARMSQKRKRNLRGCEVTNDSNSKKIADVLAGNSY
- a CDS encoding transcriptional repressor NsrR — its product is MLSQTVEYALRAVVYLASETPESRTTGQISEATQTPPAYLSKVLQALGRSGFVRSQRGAGGGVSLAVRPEELTILDVVNAVDPIERIATCPLGLASHGVRLCPLHRRMDDALAHVEAAFAATTLAEVLADPTQSKPLCESLATHDGAPASTDPA